Proteins encoded in a region of the Fundulus heteroclitus isolate FHET01 chromosome 2, MU-UCD_Fhet_4.1, whole genome shotgun sequence genome:
- the LOC105929707 gene encoding arpin yields MSRIYHNTSLENKPVHNERFDRAWRPSSYESGPGVLVEGKLLDVSRHSISDTNDQKVRFYVLYIKPGRIHQRKFEASGKEVEPNFSDTKKVNTGFLMSSYKVEAKGESDRLTEDQLSQMINKAELVKITDKLRPAGTWAFWYPESEMDKTELETGQEVRLKTRGNSPFIFSLAKVDSGTVTKCNFAGDEKAGASWTDKIMAKKADGSSSQKPGGAGEGAEEDEWDD; encoded by the exons ATGAGCAGAATTTATCACAACACGTCTTTAGAGAACAAACCGGTGCACAATGAGAGGTTTGACCGGGCGTGGCGTCCCTCTTCGTATGAAAG TGGACCTGGGGTCCTTGTGGAAGGGAAGCTGCTGGATGTGTCCAGACATTCAATCAGTGACACCAACGATCAAAAG GTGCGTTTCTACGTGCTGTACATCAAACCCGGACGGATCCACCAGAGGAAGTTTGAGGCCAGTGGGAAGGAGGTGGAGCCGAACTTCAGCGACACCAAAAAAGTCAACACCGGCTTCCTGATGTCCTCCTACA AGGTGGAAGCCAAAGGAGAATCGGACCGTCTGACTGAGGATCAGCTGTCGCAGATGATCAACAAAGCTGAGCTGGTTAAAATCACAGACAAGCTCCGACCTGCTGGCACCTGGGCCTTCTGGTACCCAGAGTCGGAGATGGACAAAACTGAGCTGGAAACGGGACAGGAAGTCCGACTGAAGACCAGAGGAAACAGTCCCTTTATAT TCTCtttggccaaagtggacagCGGGACGGTGACCAAGTGCAACTTTGCTGGAGATGAAAAGGCCGGAGCCTCGTGGACGGACAAGATAATGGCCAAGAAGGCAGACGGCAGCAGCTCCCAGAAGCCTGGAGGAGCAGGAGAGGGAGCAGAGGAGGACGAATGG
- the LOC118556194 gene encoding protein FAM169B-like — protein sequence MYPVDLPSVDDTELTSASENYLASLNATPPSNETSEKSAITPANISQFHLFEDDHPDCTVLALHPPHDPTQVLALYLHEKWWRLDDVLRTSSKSRSGLQPVQSVTERLIVFLLSRVVERPRSHGEVSFSPHPRTESCKVLWEDGQAVGFYSVKHKGKLCDSWSSRCYLLPVLDTVLVRPSCRRRGFGLQILHDFCSSFSSEDFLGVSSPLSSNMAAVIRRFLQQHEEHRERLYEVEAPGGWTQRRNIWLNIQLGFYASQQLAPGTTGGAALASVSTCNSNAPLATASSRLCDMNQEGSSPSSGASGKGCSSAAHADVLDFKFPDRPRNVGGKIRSKKPRRENTGEMQKRSNRARRTSVDD from the exons ATGTATCCTGTTGATCTGCCATCTGTGGACGACACTGAGCTGACATCCGCATCTGAGAATTACCTGGCGTCCCTGAACGCAACACCTCCCAGCAATGAGACGTCTGAAAAG AGTGCCATAACACCAGCCAACATCAGCCAGTTCCACCTGTTTGAGGACGACCACCCCGACTGTACTGTGTTGGCGCTTCATCCTCCTCATGATCCAACACAAG TCTTGGCTTTATACCTGCATGAGAAGTGGTGGCGATTGGACGACGTGCTACGGACCTCCAGTAAATCCAGAAGTGGCTTGCAGCCA GTGCAGTCAGTTACGGAGCGTCTGATCGTGTTCCTGCTCAGCCGGGTGGTGGAGAGGCCTCGGTCACACGGAGAGGTGTCGTTCTCCCCGCACCCACGCACAGAGAGCTGCAAAGTGCTGTGGGAGGACGGACAGGCGGTCGGCTTCTACTCCGTCAAACACAAAG GCAAACTCTGTGACAGCTGGAGCAGCCGCTGCTACCTGCTGCCCGTCCTGGACACCGTGCTGGTGAGGCcaagctgcaggaggagaggcTTCGGCCTTCAGATCCTGCATGACTTCTGCTCCTCGTTCTCCTCAGAGGACTTCCTCGGAGTCAGCTCCCCCTTATCGTCCAACATGGCGGCAG TGATCAGGAGGTTTCTGCAGCAGCACGAGGAGCATCGGGAGCGTCTGTACGAGGTTGAGGCGCCAGGAGGCTGGACTCAGAGAAGAAACATCTGGCTCAACATTCAGCTCGGTTTCTACGCGTCTCAGCAGCTGGCACCAGGGACT ACGGGGGGAGCTGCCCTGGCCTCGGTTAGCACCTGTAACTCGAACGCTCCCCTGGCGACGGCCTCCTCTCGGCTCTGTGACATGAACCAGGAAGGAAGCTCCCCGAGCAGCGGTGCCTCCGGGAAAGGATGTAGCTCTGCAGCCCACGCCGATGTTCTGGATTTTAAATTTCCCGACAGGCCCCGAAACGTGGGGGGAAAAATTCGATCAAAGAAGCCCAGAAGAGAAAACACAGGAGAGATGCAAAAAAGGTCCAACAGAGCCAGGAGAACATCTGTAGACgactaa
- the LOC118556193 gene encoding probable D-lactate dehydrogenase, mitochondrial isoform X2 has protein sequence MFFVMTPSRRLLSLRRSLVHCRGVSVENTGRKAAVDRVLSAFRSICGEDGVSLGEAVREQHGKDESVHRCRPPDVVVFPHCVEEVSALAKVCHDNNLPIIPFGTGTGLEGGVGAVKGGVCFSLRNMEQILDLHPEDFDVTVEPGVTRKALNSHLRDTGLWFPVDPGADASLCGMAATSASGTNAVRYGTMRENVMNLEVVLSDGTVIHTAGKGRRPRKTSAGYNLTNLFVGSEGTLGIITKTTLRLYGIPEAMVSAVCSFPSVQAAVDSTVQILQAGIPIARIEFLDDVMIDACNKFSSLSYPVAPTLFLEFHGSERSLEEQVTMAEEITQSNEGSDFQWARDTETRNRLWKARHDAWYAAQALRPGSKDGSALQQTIGSAESITGVDLPSIQEVCRSRVRKGAANISTDPSHPAHKLFRRLHVDATECCLQKAAATETVSTPACPSDEQSEFPDQCHACLHQSNHDFLFY, from the exons ATGTTCTTCGTTATGACACCCAGCCGCAGGCTGCTGTCTCTCCGGCGGAGCCTCGTTCATTGTCGCGGCGTTAGCGTAGAAAACACCGGCAGG AAGGCTGCTGTGGACAGGGTTCTCTCTGCATTCAGGTCTATCTGTGGTGAGGATGGCGTCTCTCTGGGTGAAGCCGTCAGAGAGCAACATGGCAAAGATGAATCGGTACACAG ATGTCGGCCCCCAGACGTCGTGGTGTTCCCACACTGTGTGGAGGAGGTCAGCGCCCTAGCCAAAGTCTGCCATGACAACAACCTTCCCATCATCCCTTTTGGCACCGGGACCGGTTTGGAGGGAGGGGTCGGTGCTGTGAAG GGTGGTGTCTGCTTCAGTTTGAGGAACATGGAACAGATCCTGGACCTTCACCCAGAGGACTTTGATGTGACCGTTGAGCCTGGTGTGACCCGGAAAGCCCTTAATTCCCACCTGCGAGACACAGGCCTCTGGTTCCCTGTAG ATCCTGGAGCCGACGCGTCCCTGTGTGGTATGGCCGCCACCAGTGCGTCAGGGACCAACGCCGTGCGTTACGGGACCATGAGAGAAAACGTCATGAACCTCGAGGTGGTTTTGTCCGATGGAACCGTCATACATACAGCCGGGAAAGGCAGGCGCCCCAG gAAAACCTCTGCAGGGTACAACTTAACAAACCTGTTTGTGGGCTCAGAGGGCACGTTGGGGATTATTACCAAGACGACGTTACGGCTGTACGGCATCCCAGAGGCCATGGTGTCGGCCGTCTGCTCTTTTCCCTCAGTCCAGGCTGCCGTAGACAGCACTGTGCAGATCCTACAGGCTGGAATCCCCATCGCTCGTATCG AGTTCCTGGATGATGTGATGATTGATGCGTGCAACAAGTTCAGCTCCCTGTCCTACCCCGTCGCCCCGACTCTCTTCCTGGAGTTCCACGGCTCAGAACGCAGCCTGGAAGAACAAGTCACCATGGCTG AGGAGATCACGCAGAGTAACGAAGGGTCAGACTTCCAGTGGGCCCGAGATACTGAAACTAGGAACCGGCTGTGGAAAGCGCGCCATGACGCCTGGTACGCCGCGCAGGCACTCAGGCCGGGCAGCAAG gACGGATCCGCACTCCAACAAACAATCGGGTCTGCAGAGAGCATCACTGGGGtggaccttccctccatccaggaggTGTGCAGGTCCAGGGTCAGAAAAGGGGCTGCTAACATCTCCACAGACCCCTCACATCCTGCGCACAAATTGTTCAGACGTCTTCACGTCGACGCCACAGAGTGCTGTTTACAAAAAGCAGCCGCCACAGAGACGGTTTCTACCCCAGCGTGTCCATCTGATGAACAGTCAGAGTTCCCAGATCAGTGCCATGCATGTTTGCACCAATCCAACCATGACTTCctcttttattga